A DNA window from Phaeobacter sp. A36a-5a contains the following coding sequences:
- the metF gene encoding methylenetetrahydrofolate reductase [NAD(P)H]: MTTPDISFEFFPPQSLEASFRLWDTVQTLAPLAPRFVSVTYGAGGTTRDLTRDAVATLHKSSGLNVAAHLTCVNASKSETMEIADQFAEAGVREIVALRGDPPKGSAGFEPHPEGFANSVELISALAERDQFSIRVGAYPDRHPEATSARADVDWLKRKLDAGADEALTQFFFEADTFLRFRDDCAKAGIDTSRITPGILPIENWKGARNFAKRCGTNIPAWIDDAFDKAIRDGREDLLATALCTELCSDLMDNGVDKLHFYTLNRPELTRDVCFALGITPTVSLENVA, translated from the coding sequence ATGACGACCCCTGACATCTCTTTTGAATTCTTCCCGCCGCAGTCGCTGGAGGCCTCTTTCCGGCTCTGGGATACGGTTCAGACACTGGCGCCGCTGGCGCCCCGCTTTGTCTCCGTCACCTATGGGGCCGGCGGCACCACCCGCGACCTGACCCGCGATGCGGTGGCAACGCTGCATAAATCCTCCGGTCTCAATGTGGCGGCGCATCTGACCTGCGTGAACGCCAGCAAATCCGAGACCATGGAGATTGCCGACCAGTTTGCCGAGGCCGGCGTGCGCGAAATCGTTGCCCTGCGTGGCGATCCGCCAAAAGGCTCCGCCGGGTTTGAACCCCACCCCGAGGGTTTTGCCAATTCGGTCGAGCTGATCTCGGCGCTGGCAGAGCGCGATCAGTTCTCGATCCGCGTCGGCGCCTATCCCGACCGCCACCCGGAGGCCACTAGCGCGCGTGCGGATGTCGACTGGCTGAAGCGCAAACTGGACGCTGGCGCCGATGAGGCGCTGACCCAGTTCTTCTTTGAAGCCGATACATTCCTGCGCTTTCGCGATGACTGCGCCAAGGCCGGGATCGACACCAGCCGCATCACGCCCGGTATCCTGCCCATCGAAAACTGGAAGGGCGCGCGCAATTTTGCCAAACGCTGTGGCACCAATATTCCGGCCTGGATCGACGATGCGTTTGACAAGGCGATCCGCGATGGGCGCGAGGACCTGCTTGCCACGGCGCTGTGCACCGAGCTCTGCTCCGATCTGATGGACAACGGCGTTGACAAGCTGCATTTCTACACGCTGAACCGGCCCGAGCTGACCCGCGATGTCTGCTTTGCGCTTGGCATCACACCAACGGTCTCGCTGGAGAACGTGGCGTAG
- a CDS encoding LysR family transcriptional regulator gives MHIEFRHLRTIKAIHQEGGLARAADQLNITQSALSHQIKGLEDQAGVELFLRRSKPMKLSAAGLRLLRLADQVLPQVEAMQAEFSALRDGNTGRMYIAIECHACFEWLFPVLEGLRKNWADVDVDIRPGLAFDALPALQKEEVDLVVSSDPEVLPGIEFIELFDYKPVFVASALHPLAEKPYVEAEDFRGETLITYPVDKARLDIFSQLLTPAGVEPAGIRQVELTAVILLLVASNRGVSVLPDWVVREVKYSSDYVTRPLTSKGITRRLYAAIRSEDREKPYMQELIRLAKVEARRLQQQ, from the coding sequence ATGCACATCGAATTTCGTCACCTGCGCACCATCAAGGCCATACATCAGGAAGGCGGGTTGGCGCGGGCGGCCGATCAGCTGAATATCACTCAGAGCGCGCTGAGCCATCAGATCAAGGGGCTGGAGGATCAGGCGGGGGTCGAACTGTTCCTGCGCCGCTCCAAGCCGATGAAACTGTCGGCGGCGGGGCTGCGGCTGCTGCGGCTGGCGGATCAGGTGCTGCCACAGGTGGAGGCGATGCAGGCGGAATTCTCGGCCCTGCGTGACGGAAACACCGGGCGGATGTATATCGCCATCGAGTGCCACGCATGTTTTGAATGGCTGTTCCCGGTGCTGGAGGGACTGCGCAAGAACTGGGCCGATGTCGATGTCGATATTCGCCCCGGCCTTGCCTTTGACGCGCTGCCTGCATTGCAAAAGGAGGAGGTCGATCTGGTGGTGTCCTCGGATCCCGAGGTGCTGCCGGGAATCGAGTTTATCGAGTTGTTTGACTATAAACCGGTTTTTGTAGCCTCGGCGCTGCATCCGCTGGCTGAGAAACCCTATGTCGAGGCCGAGGATTTTCGCGGCGAGACCCTGATCACCTATCCGGTGGACAAGGCACGGCTGGATATCTTCAGTCAGCTGCTGACGCCTGCGGGCGTGGAACCTGCCGGCATCCGGCAGGTGGAGCTGACGGCGGTGATCCTGCTCTTGGTGGCGTCGAACCGGGGTGTTTCGGTGCTGCCGGACTGGGTGGTGCGGGAGGTCAAATATTCCTCCGACTATGTGACCCGGCCGCTGACTTCCAAAGGGATCACCCGCAGGCTTTATGCGGCGATCCGCAGTGAAGATCGTGAAAAACCCTATATGCAGGAGCTGATCCGACTGGCCAAGGTGGAGGCGCGCAGGCTGCAACAGCAGTAG
- a CDS encoding PaaI family thioesterase, whose product MTSPISSPETSAKTSSTTAAAASPLRRATGPDDLLRPEDITGMSGLDFMQGILAGRLPGPPIGERLGYHLHSVEAGKVVFRGTPEFAVTNPMGTVHGGWYGTLLDSAMACAVMTRVPKGAAYTTLEFKVNILRSIPLGTEIECIGMTDHVGRSTGVAHGELRGLADGRLYATGSTTCIVMQITAG is encoded by the coding sequence ATGACCTCACCCATAAGTTCGCCCGAAACGTCGGCCAAGACGTCCTCCACCACCGCCGCAGCCGCTTCCCCTCTGCGCCGCGCGACCGGCCCGGACGACCTGCTGCGCCCCGAGGACATCACCGGCATGTCCGGGCTGGACTTCATGCAGGGCATTCTCGCAGGTCGCCTGCCCGGTCCGCCCATTGGCGAGAGACTGGGCTACCACCTGCACAGCGTCGAGGCAGGCAAAGTCGTGTTTCGCGGCACCCCGGAATTTGCTGTGACCAATCCAATGGGCACGGTCCACGGCGGCTGGTACGGCACCCTGCTGGACAGCGCCATGGCCTGCGCAGTGATGACCCGCGTGCCGAAGGGAGCAGCCTATACCACGCTGGAATTCAAGGTAAATATCCTGCGTTCCATCCCACTCGGCACTGAAATCGAATGTATCGGGATGACCGACCATGTCGGGCGCTCGACCGGTGTCGCCCATGGTGAGTTGCGCGGGCTTGCGGATGGCCGCCTCTATGCCACCGGCTCCACCACCTGCATCGTGATGCAGATCACCGCCGGCTAA
- a CDS encoding rhomboid family intramembrane serine protease — protein sequence MFPIRDHNPSGRTPYVTYALMVANIAIFALTYFGYDSPRRLTALYNAYALLPAEIMAGYDWKTLLTSTFLHGSWMHLGGNMLFLWIFGDNMEDEMGHFTFLAFYLVSGIGAGLVHVASAPDSLVPLVGASGAIAGVMGGYLLLFPRARVDILLILIIYFRVFSIPAFVMLGVWLGMQFLGGIGSDPQAGGVAYWAHAGGFGVGLVLTLPLWLRRGGPVYWGKTHGHPPHPEVSYTDSRIPRVQRRPSAPNRRNTPWGK from the coding sequence ATGTTTCCAATCCGTGACCACAACCCTTCCGGGCGCACGCCCTATGTGACCTATGCGCTCATGGTTGCGAATATCGCGATCTTTGCGCTGACCTACTTTGGCTATGACAGCCCGCGCCGCCTGACCGCGCTCTACAACGCCTATGCGTTGCTGCCCGCGGAGATCATGGCAGGCTATGACTGGAAAACCCTGCTCACCTCGACCTTTCTGCATGGCAGCTGGATGCACCTAGGCGGCAACATGCTGTTTTTATGGATCTTTGGCGACAATATGGAGGACGAGATGGGGCATTTCACCTTTCTCGCCTTCTACCTTGTTTCCGGTATCGGCGCCGGGCTGGTCCATGTCGCAAGTGCCCCGGACTCGCTGGTGCCGCTGGTCGGGGCCTCCGGCGCCATTGCCGGTGTCATGGGCGGCTACCTGCTGCTGTTCCCACGGGCGCGCGTCGATATCCTGTTGATCCTGATCATCTATTTCCGCGTCTTCTCGATCCCTGCCTTCGTCATGCTGGGCGTCTGGCTGGGCATGCAGTTCCTCGGCGGGATCGGCTCTGACCCTCAGGCAGGCGGCGTCGCCTATTGGGCGCATGCCGGCGGTTTCGGCGTCGGGCTGGTATTGACACTACCGCTCTGGCTCAGGCGCGGCGGGCCGGTGTACTGGGGCAAGACCCACGGCCATCCACCTCATCCCGAGGTCAGCTATACCGACAGCCGCATCCCACGCGTGCAGCGCAGGCCATCCGCCCCCAACCGGCGCAACACCCCCTGGGGCAAGTAG
- a CDS encoding inositol monophosphatase family protein produces MIGSANLNIMIKAARKAGRSLVKDFREVENLQVSRKGAGDFVSKADIAAEKILKEELMGARPTYGWLAEEGGEEEGADPTRRWIVDPLDGTTNFLHGLPHWAISIALEHKGKVVAGVVYDAAKDEMFFAEKGAGAWMNDTRIRVSGRHRMIESIFATGLPFAGRSDLPATLQDLARLMPACAGVRRWGAAALDLAYVAAGRYEGYWERRLNAWDLAAGVIIVQEAGGLIEAVNPEDDILTSGDVLCANESIYDSFAKVIRG; encoded by the coding sequence ATGATTGGCAGCGCAAACCTCAACATCATGATCAAAGCTGCCCGCAAGGCGGGGCGGTCGCTGGTCAAGGATTTTCGCGAAGTTGAAAACCTTCAGGTGTCGAGAAAGGGGGCAGGCGATTTTGTCTCCAAGGCCGATATCGCTGCCGAGAAGATCCTGAAAGAAGAGCTGATGGGCGCCCGCCCCACTTACGGCTGGCTGGCCGAAGAGGGTGGCGAAGAAGAAGGCGCAGATCCGACCCGCCGCTGGATCGTTGACCCGCTGGATGGCACCACCAACTTCCTGCACGGTCTGCCGCATTGGGCGATTTCCATCGCGCTGGAGCATAAGGGCAAGGTTGTCGCCGGTGTTGTGTATGATGCCGCCAAGGACGAGATGTTCTTTGCCGAAAAAGGTGCTGGCGCCTGGATGAATGACACCCGGATCCGGGTCTCGGGCCGTCATCGCATGATCGAGTCGATCTTTGCGACGGGGCTGCCGTTTGCCGGTCGTTCCGACCTGCCTGCGACCCTGCAGGATCTGGCGCGTCTGATGCCTGCCTGCGCCGGTGTGCGTCGCTGGGGCGCGGCTGCGCTGGATCTGGCCTATGTGGCGGCGGGCCGCTACGAGGGCTACTGGGAGCGCCGCCTGAATGCCTGGGATCTGGCTGCGGGTGTGATCATCGTGCAGGAGGCAGGCGGCCTTATCGAAGCGGTGAACCCCGAGGATGATATCCTTACCTCCGGCGATGTGCTCTGCGCCAATGAGTCGATTTACGACAGCTTTGCCAAGGTGATCCGAGGCTGA
- a CDS encoding GFA family protein, whose protein sequence is MSASTSATPQDGAQPWQASCHCGAVVIRAELPDGLASASRCNCSFCIRRGAAAVTARTASLTILKGAENLSLYTWGSHTAKHYFCKTCGIYVYHQRRSDPAECGINLGCIDGGNPRTHAETYGDIPWHDGVNHPSDR, encoded by the coding sequence ATGTCCGCATCCACCTCCGCCACGCCGCAGGACGGCGCCCAGCCCTGGCAGGCAAGCTGTCATTGCGGCGCCGTTGTAATCAGAGCCGAGCTGCCTGACGGGCTCGCCTCAGCCAGCCGTTGCAATTGCTCCTTCTGCATCCGTCGCGGGGCCGCGGCAGTGACCGCGCGCACCGCCAGCCTGACCATTCTCAAAGGCGCCGAAAATCTCAGCCTCTACACCTGGGGCAGCCATACGGCGAAACACTATTTCTGCAAGACATGCGGCATCTACGTCTATCACCAGCGCCGTTCCGATCCGGCAGAATGCGGGATCAATCTGGGCTGTATTGACGGTGGCAACCCGCGCACCCACGCCGAAACCTATGGTGACATTCCTTGGCACGACGGGGTGAATCACCCCTCTGACCGCTAG